Proteins from a single region of Orcinus orca chromosome 20, mOrcOrc1.1, whole genome shotgun sequence:
- the NUTF2 gene encoding nuclear transport factor 2, translated as MGDKPIWEQIGSSFIQHYYQLFDNDRTQLGAIYIDASCLTWEGQQFQGKAAIVEKLSSLPFQKIQHSITAQDHQPTPDSCIISMVVGQLKADEDPIMGFHQMFLLKNINDAWVCTNDMFRLALHNFG; from the exons ATGGGAGACAAGCCAATTTGGGAGCAGATTGGATCCAGCTTCATTCAACATTACTACCAGTTATTTGATAACGACAGAACCCAACTAGGCGCAATTTAT ATTGACGCGTCATGCCTTACGTGGGAAGGACAGCAATTCCAGGGGAAAGCTGCCATTGTGGAGAAATTGTCT AGCCTTCCGTTCCAGAAAATCCAGCATAGCATCACGGCGCAGGACCATCAGCCCACGCCAGATAGCTGCATCATCAGCATGGTTGTGGGCCAGCTCAAG GCCGATGAAGACCCCATCATGGGGTTCCACCAGATGTTCCTATTAAAGAACATCAATGATGCTTGGGTTTGCACCAATGACATGTTCAGGCTTGCCCTGCACAACTTCGGCTGA